A stretch of Rhodobacter sp. 24-YEA-8 DNA encodes these proteins:
- a CDS encoding Zn-dependent hydrolase has product MTRAQRKNGFAVADLAALATTVFADIRAFSRDGAGVSRPAFSDIETRTLDYLSDIAREQGLEVQQDAAGNRVFSLPGDNGSESAILIGSHVDTVPEGGNYDGLAGVVAGLLVLVEARQSGRTFRAPVRCIAMRAEESAWFGACYIGSRTLTGQLGTAELNAPHRGDGRPLRAHMRAIGIETDAVEAGQPLTDLSRIREYLELHIEQGPLLAERGLPVAVVTGIRGNIRYRAVRCIGEAGHSGAVPRDYRHDPVLAMAELLTDLDHEWDRVLEAEGDLVLTSGIVATDPARHAMARIADDVIFSLDIRSRDIATLDAMRAFLAQRIAGISARRRVTFETGPEVPAAPALMAPQITAGLCKAAQSLGQQGFTMASGAGHDAAIFAQAGIPAGMVFVRNHNGSHNPHEAMEIADMLVGVQILSTYLQAPTSL; this is encoded by the coding sequence ATGACGCGCGCCCAAAGAAAGAACGGCTTTGCCGTGGCGGATCTTGCTGCATTGGCCACAACGGTCTTCGCCGATATCAGAGCGTTTTCGCGCGACGGGGCAGGGGTCAGCCGACCGGCCTTTTCTGACATCGAAACCCGCACGCTCGATTACCTCTCGGATATTGCCAGGGAACAAGGGCTTGAGGTTCAACAGGACGCCGCTGGCAACCGCGTATTCAGCCTGCCCGGCGATAACGGCTCAGAAAGCGCAATCCTGATCGGCTCGCATGTCGATACGGTGCCGGAAGGCGGCAATTACGACGGCCTGGCCGGAGTGGTTGCGGGCCTTCTGGTCCTGGTTGAAGCACGTCAAAGCGGCCGGACTTTTCGGGCGCCGGTGCGTTGCATCGCGATGCGCGCCGAAGAAAGCGCCTGGTTCGGGGCCTGTTACATCGGCTCACGGACGCTGACCGGGCAATTGGGAACCGCCGAACTGAACGCGCCGCATCGTGGTGACGGCCGGCCGCTCAGGGCCCATATGCGCGCCATCGGTATCGAGACCGACGCCGTCGAGGCCGGGCAGCCGCTGACCGATCTGTCGCGCATCCGCGAATATCTTGAACTGCATATCGAACAGGGGCCGCTTCTTGCCGAGCGCGGTCTTCCGGTCGCAGTGGTGACGGGGATCCGCGGCAATATCCGCTACCGCGCGGTTCGCTGCATTGGCGAGGCGGGCCATTCCGGTGCCGTGCCGCGCGACTATCGCCATGATCCGGTTCTGGCCATGGCCGAACTCCTGACCGATCTCGATCACGAATGGGACAGAGTTCTGGAAGCCGAAGGAGATCTGGTGCTGACCAGCGGCATCGTGGCGACCGATCCCGCGCGCCATGCCATGGCCCGTATCGCGGATGATGTCATCTTCAGCCTCGACATCCGTTCAAGGGATATCGCCACCCTTGATGCGATGCGCGCCTTCCTCGCACAGCGGATCGCCGGGATTTCGGCGCGCCGACGCGTCACCTTTGAAACCGGCCCCGAGGTCCCCGCAGCCCCTGCCCTGATGGCGCCGCAGATCACCGCAGGACTTTGCAAGGCGGCGCAATCGCTTGGTCAGCAGGGCTTTACCATGGCCTCCGGCGCGGGCCATGACGCGGCCATCTTTGCGCAGGCCGGTATTCCGGCCGGGATGGTTTTCGTGCGCAACCATAATGGGTCTCACAACCCGCATGAGGCGATGGAGATCGCGGATATGCTGGTCGGCGTACAGATCCTCTCGACCTATCTGCAAGCCCCCACCAGCCTGTAA
- a CDS encoding Ldh family oxidoreductase, with translation MRIPVHHLQDLYDGLARAHGAGDEEARLFAESLLEADLRAHQTQGIALVPYMDELFEARHARFGAAFEVIRESSASALIDGHGGSGHVAAAKAMDLAIEKARICGVGLVTVRNSGDCGMVASYSLRAVEQGMIGLSMSTGPLLVAPWGGRDVKFCTNPFSIAVPAGEEDPIVVDMATSASSMGKVVLAARDGQRLEGAWLVDPEGNYTDDPARVILDAMDRESPLNGALLPAGARGFGMLLMVEMLAALLSGERDWQEDGAGEVATAVNTLDRPAYYAQTLIAISVEHFQDPAAFAASAERMVRVLTAMTPAKGFASVRLPGGGAGKRRSAWLRDGVELRAEEWDMAMAVAEKRGFADKLRDIA, from the coding sequence ATGCGCATCCCAGTTCACCACCTTCAAGACCTCTATGACGGGCTGGCGCGCGCCCATGGTGCCGGGGATGAAGAGGCGCGGCTCTTCGCGGAAAGCCTGCTGGAAGCCGATCTTCGGGCGCATCAGACCCAGGGCATCGCGCTTGTGCCCTATATGGACGAACTCTTCGAGGCCAGGCATGCCCGCTTCGGTGCCGCATTCGAGGTGATTCGCGAAAGCAGCGCATCGGCGCTGATCGACGGACATGGCGGATCGGGTCACGTCGCCGCAGCGAAAGCCATGGATCTGGCCATCGAAAAGGCGCGCATCTGTGGCGTCGGGCTGGTCACCGTGCGCAATTCCGGCGATTGCGGCATGGTTGCCAGCTATTCACTGCGCGCCGTTGAACAGGGCATGATCGGTCTCTCGATGAGCACCGGCCCGCTGCTGGTGGCGCCCTGGGGCGGGCGCGATGTCAAATTCTGCACCAACCCTTTCTCGATCGCCGTCCCGGCCGGTGAGGAAGACCCGATCGTTGTCGATATGGCGACCAGCGCCTCCTCGATGGGCAAAGTCGTGCTGGCGGCGCGTGACGGACAGCGCCTTGAAGGGGCCTGGCTCGTCGATCCCGAGGGCAATTATACCGATGACCCCGCGCGGGTGATCCTGGACGCGATGGATCGGGAATCGCCCCTGAACGGCGCGCTCCTGCCCGCCGGTGCCAGAGGCTTCGGCATGCTGCTGATGGTCGAGATGCTGGCAGCCCTGCTGAGCGGCGAGCGCGACTGGCAGGAGGACGGGGCAGGCGAAGTCGCCACTGCGGTCAATACACTCGACCGGCCCGCCTATTATGCGCAGACGCTGATCGCGATTTCCGTCGAGCATTTTCAGGATCCCGCCGCTTTTGCCGCCTCGGCCGAACGGATGGTCCGGGTGCTGACCGCCATGACCCCGGCAAAGGGATTTGCTTCGGTCCGCCTGCCAGGCGGCGGTGCCGGAAAGCGGCGCAGCGCCTGGCTGCGCGATGGCGTGGAACTGCGGGCAGAAGAATGGGACATGGCAATGGCCGTAGCTGAAAAGCGCGGCTTTGCCGATAAGCTGCGGGATATCGCATGA
- a CDS encoding aromatic ring-hydroxylating dioxygenase subunit alpha produces the protein MTKFERIDALGELRANVAVPFNQARAMPRNVYTSQEFLEVEIDKIFSKEWLCAGRASSLSKPGDYLTMEIAGYPIVVLRDAEKNLRAMSNVCLHRMSTLLQGSGNTRAIVCPYHAWTYNLDGTMRAAPGMTLNEAFCKHDYKLPAFRCEEWLGWIMVSIDKDVPPASEKLADLGRLVGHYGMENYVESFRETLRWNTNWKVLAENFMESYHVPVCHRNTIGSQVDLAEVECPSGTPTFNYHCALKSDEQYLALAHPNNTRLTGEERRKTYIITVYPGLFISLSPGYFWYLSLYPRAPGEVEVTYGGGLAPEFLEDPDSEKHFAALKVLIDDVNAEDKGCTEKVYRGLVGGLTQPGHLSHLERPNFEFANYILSKCDA, from the coding sequence ATGACCAAATTCGAGCGGATCGACGCCCTGGGAGAGCTGCGCGCCAATGTGGCAGTGCCTTTCAACCAGGCCCGTGCGATGCCCCGCAATGTTTACACCTCGCAGGAGTTTCTGGAAGTCGAAATCGACAAGATCTTCTCGAAGGAATGGCTTTGCGCCGGGCGGGCCTCGAGCCTGTCGAAACCTGGTGATTACCTCACGATGGAGATCGCAGGCTATCCGATCGTGGTCTTGCGCGACGCCGAAAAGAATCTGCGCGCGATGTCGAATGTCTGCCTGCACCGGATGTCGACCCTGTTGCAGGGGTCGGGCAACACGCGCGCCATTGTCTGCCCCTATCACGCCTGGACCTATAATCTCGACGGGACGATGCGAGCGGCGCCGGGCATGACGCTGAACGAGGCCTTCTGCAAACATGATTACAAACTGCCCGCCTTCCGCTGTGAGGAATGGCTGGGATGGATCATGGTCAGCATTGATAAGGACGTGCCGCCGGCGTCCGAAAAGCTTGCCGATCTGGGTCGACTGGTCGGGCATTACGGCATGGAAAACTATGTCGAATCCTTCCGTGAGACCCTGCGCTGGAACACCAACTGGAAGGTGCTGGCCGAGAATTTCATGGAAAGCTACCATGTGCCGGTCTGCCACCGGAACACGATCGGGTCGCAGGTCGACCTGGCTGAAGTGGAATGCCCCAGCGGGACGCCGACTTTCAATTACCACTGCGCGCTGAAAAGCGACGAGCAATATCTGGCACTTGCGCATCCGAACAACACCCGCCTGACCGGAGAGGAGCGGCGCAAGACCTATATCATCACCGTTTATCCTGGCCTCTTCATCTCGCTCTCGCCGGGCTATTTCTGGTATCTCTCACTCTATCCCAGAGCACCGGGAGAGGTTGAGGTGACCTATGGCGGCGGGCTTGCGCCGGAATTTCTGGAGGACCCGGACTCCGAGAAGCACTTCGCGGCGCTTAAAGTTCTGATCGATGATGTGAATGCCGAAGACAAAGGCTGCACCGAAAAGGTTTATCGCGGTCTTGTCGGCGGCCTGACGCAGCCAGGGCATCTGTCGCATCTTGAACGTCCGAATTTCGAATTTGCGAATTATATCCTGTCTAAATGTGACGCCTGA
- a CDS encoding LysR family transcriptional regulator: protein MSRLADIDIRLLRVFRAVVEAGGLAAAQSTLDTSTSTISLHMSELEKRLGFRLCQRGRAGFMLTDRGYMTYEQVKRMLNTLDDHFDSILSLRKRLTGRIRLGVVDSLVTHPHSPLIEALRKFNRLENEVELQLLVDERSELERRVLAHDLHAAVSPFVRPVAGLDFRRLLIERHKLYCGPDHPLFGSVAPMTRAALAQFPFVLRSHLGRADEERFHGMNVRATANNMEAMLTLVLTGNYIGLLPDHLAATWVKSGQLSHVHAPEMEHISHHSLLVPRTLDLSTAAATLVPLLLAEINSAALNEAPPPAMATVGKKDG from the coding sequence ATGAGCCGGCTTGCAGATATTGATATTCGCCTCTTGCGCGTGTTTCGGGCAGTGGTGGAGGCAGGTGGTCTTGCCGCAGCGCAAAGCACGCTCGACACCTCGACCTCGACCATCTCACTGCATATGAGCGAGCTGGAAAAACGTCTCGGCTTCAGGCTTTGTCAACGCGGCCGGGCGGGTTTCATGCTGACCGACCGGGGCTATATGACCTATGAGCAGGTCAAACGGATGCTCAACACGCTGGATGACCATTTTGACAGCATCCTGTCGCTGCGTAAGCGCCTTACCGGGCGGATCCGGCTCGGGGTGGTGGACTCGCTGGTCACCCATCCGCATTCGCCCCTGATCGAAGCATTGCGCAAGTTCAACCGGCTTGAGAATGAAGTCGAACTGCAATTGCTGGTCGATGAGCGCTCAGAGCTGGAAAGGCGGGTTCTGGCGCATGATCTTCATGCTGCGGTCAGCCCCTTTGTGCGCCCCGTCGCCGGGCTCGATTTCCGCCGGTTGCTGATCGAGCGTCATAAGCTTTACTGCGGACCGGACCATCCGCTTTTCGGCTCGGTGGCGCCGATGACGCGGGCCGCGCTGGCACAATTTCCCTTCGTGCTGCGCAGCCATCTGGGCCGCGCCGATGAGGAACGTTTCCACGGCATGAATGTGCGCGCCACGGCAAACAATATGGAAGCCATGCTCACACTGGTGCTGACCGGCAATTACATCGGTCTGCTTCCCGACCATCTTGCCGCGACCTGGGTGAAATCAGGCCAGCTGTCGCATGTCCACGCTCCTGAAATGGAACATATTTCGCACCATTCGCTATTGGTGCCGCGCACGCTCGACCTTTCGACGGCGGCAGCGACGCTGGTGCCGCTGCTTCTGGCGGAGATCAATTCAGCGGCCCTGAACGAGGCGCCACCCCCGGCAATGGCGACAGTCGGCAAAAAGGATGGGTAG
- a CDS encoding aspartate/glutamate racemase family protein translates to MPEVWETVQSTDRDFDAGTAPAGAIGMIALAVDRASISDCRNWLAPFAGVEIYSTRVPMSPVATPESLAAMGDHLAAAAEVLVPGDRLDALAFSCTSGLVAIGAERVHRILSQVRPGVPVVTPIEAAVKGLRGLGVRRLSLLVPYHAEAADLVAGHFAQAGFVIDRCSTFDLDGDIQMNRLDAGALIRGAHAALHPDSDGLFISCTGLRTSGIVARLEAELGVPVVTSNQAMSWECLHHSACPDKMRGEGRLFSLSPQ, encoded by the coding sequence ATGCCCGAGGTTTGGGAAACGGTGCAAAGCACCGACAGGGATTTCGATGCAGGCACCGCCCCTGCCGGGGCAATCGGCATGATCGCGCTGGCTGTCGACCGGGCGAGCATTTCCGATTGCAGGAACTGGCTTGCCCCCTTTGCAGGCGTGGAGATCTATTCGACCCGCGTGCCGATGAGCCCGGTGGCGACGCCGGAGAGCCTTGCGGCGATGGGCGATCATCTGGCCGCTGCGGCCGAAGTGCTGGTGCCGGGCGACCGGCTCGACGCGCTTGCATTTTCCTGCACATCCGGCCTTGTCGCCATCGGTGCCGAGCGGGTGCATCGCATCCTCTCGCAGGTCCGGCCGGGCGTGCCGGTCGTCACCCCGATAGAGGCCGCGGTAAAGGGGCTGCGCGGCCTTGGGGTGCGCCGTCTTTCGCTGCTGGTGCCCTATCATGCCGAGGCTGCCGATCTGGTGGCCGGCCATTTCGCGCAAGCCGGTTTCGTTATTGATCGCTGCAGCACTTTCGATCTGGATGGTGATATCCAGATGAACCGTCTGGATGCCGGAGCGCTGATCCGCGGCGCCCATGCGGCGCTGCATCCCGACAGCGACGGATTGTTCATCTCTTGCACGGGATTGCGCACCAGCGGCATCGTCGCCCGGCTTGAGGCGGAACTGGGCGTGCCGGTCGTGACCAGCAATCAGGCGATGAGCTGGGAATGTCTGCACCATTCCGCCTGTCCCGATAAGATGCGGGGCGAAGGGCGGCTCTTTTCCCTTTCCCCGCAATAG